A region of Bradyrhizobium sp. SZCCHNS1050 DNA encodes the following proteins:
- a CDS encoding ABC transporter permease, producing the protein MKSATTAPGDVTSFSLGLALPLGLVFAIFFVLPLAQLLFLSLHNDTAATVWGLGQYVKFLTDPFSLAVLGSTLLLGAEVTLACLVLGYPIAWLYQRSGSRVQTLIIMIVLLPLLTSVVVRTFAWIVILGRQGIINSVLQSLGLIGTPLRMIYTQGGLVAALAQVQMPLMVLPLITAIGRIDPNLSDASASLGAGSWRTFVKVMLPLSMPGIIAGCTLTYAAAITAFITQSLVGGGQMLFMPMYLYQQASTLQNWPFAAAISIIFLFAVLAIVALFSTLGRRARGYGDAR; encoded by the coding sequence ATGAAGAGCGCCACGACCGCACCTGGAGACGTGACCAGCTTCAGCCTGGGGCTTGCTCTGCCCCTGGGCCTGGTGTTCGCGATCTTCTTCGTGCTGCCGCTGGCGCAACTTCTTTTTCTCTCGCTGCACAACGACACCGCGGCGACGGTGTGGGGGCTCGGCCAGTACGTCAAATTCCTGACCGACCCCTTCAGCCTCGCCGTGCTCGGCTCGACGCTTCTGCTCGGCGCCGAGGTGACGCTCGCCTGTCTCGTGCTCGGCTATCCCATCGCCTGGCTGTACCAGCGCTCCGGCAGCCGGGTGCAGACCCTGATCATCATGATCGTGCTGCTGCCGTTACTCACCAGCGTCGTCGTCCGCACCTTCGCCTGGATCGTGATCCTGGGCCGGCAAGGCATCATCAACTCCGTGCTGCAATCGCTTGGGCTGATCGGCACGCCGCTGCGCATGATCTACACGCAAGGCGGACTGGTCGCGGCGCTCGCGCAGGTACAGATGCCGCTGATGGTGCTGCCACTGATCACCGCGATCGGCCGCATCGATCCCAATCTCTCCGACGCCTCGGCCTCGCTCGGCGCCGGTAGCTGGCGCACCTTCGTCAAGGTGATGCTGCCGCTGTCGATGCCCGGCATCATCGCCGGCTGCACCCTGACTTATGCCGCCGCGATCACCGCCTTCATCACGCAGTCCCTGGTCGGCGGCGGGCAGATGCTGTTCATGCCGATGTATCTCTACCAGCAGGCCTCGACCCTGCAGAACTGGCCGTTCGCCGCGGCGATCTCGATCATCTTCCTGTTCGCAGTGCTCGCCATCGTCGCGCTGTTCTCGACCCTCGGGCGGCGTGCCCGCGGCTATGGAGACGCCAGATGA
- a CDS encoding amidase — MRASDIAGAVMARRSTAREMAEQALARIAAAHDLNAVVTTDPARTRAEADAVDARVAAGEAMPLAGVPIVVKDNIWVEGWRITQGSRLFADFIAPEDAIAIARLRRAGAVIVGIGATSEFACKGVTTSRLFGPTVHPQDRQLTPGGSSGGPAVAVAAGLVPLAIGTDAGGSSRRPPAHVGVVGFKPSFGAIAYGPGFPEPFWRISVIAPIAADVGDARLAFEIMAGADPRDPDTFDVAAADHATPLRVAFSPRLGLDVAVDGDISAGLRRAVDRLRAGGMPIVDKDPVWPAGLAEDAVMPLQHAGLAALYGDAFHNDPAQFDPDIAKQIERGLGLSGADVARALEASAQIARAFASFFTQADVLLAPTVPCVAWPFTQLGPSEIGGKPASPRAHAVFTPYANHAGVPAISIPCGANVHGLPFGLQLIAARGHDRLLLDVAADAERILAQS; from the coding sequence ATGCGCGCGAGTGACATCGCAGGCGCCGTCATGGCGCGGCGGAGCACGGCCAGAGAGATGGCCGAGCAGGCGCTGGCGCGGATCGCCGCGGCCCATGATCTCAACGCCGTCGTCACCACAGATCCGGCGCGAACGCGCGCCGAGGCCGATGCCGTCGATGCGCGCGTGGCCGCCGGCGAAGCAATGCCGCTCGCCGGCGTGCCGATCGTGGTCAAGGACAACATCTGGGTCGAGGGCTGGCGCATCACGCAGGGCTCGCGGCTGTTCGCTGATTTCATCGCGCCCGAGGATGCGATCGCGATTGCGCGGTTGCGCCGCGCTGGCGCCGTGATCGTTGGCATCGGCGCAACTTCCGAGTTCGCCTGCAAGGGCGTGACGACCTCGCGGCTGTTCGGACCGACCGTTCATCCGCAGGACCGGCAGCTCACGCCCGGCGGCTCGTCGGGCGGTCCCGCCGTTGCGGTGGCGGCTGGGCTCGTGCCGCTCGCGATCGGCACCGATGCCGGGGGCTCGAGCCGCCGGCCGCCGGCCCATGTCGGCGTGGTCGGCTTCAAGCCGTCGTTCGGCGCCATTGCCTACGGCCCGGGATTCCCCGAGCCATTCTGGCGCATCTCGGTGATTGCGCCGATTGCGGCCGATGTCGGCGATGCCAGGCTTGCGTTCGAGATCATGGCCGGCGCCGATCCGCGCGATCCTGATACGTTCGATGTGGCCGCGGCGGATCATGCAACGCCGCTGCGCGTGGCGTTCTCGCCGCGACTCGGGCTGGACGTCGCGGTCGATGGCGACATCAGCGCTGGCCTGCGGCGGGCGGTCGACCGCCTCCGCGCCGGCGGCATGCCGATCGTCGACAAGGATCCCGTCTGGCCGGCCGGCCTTGCCGAGGACGCGGTGATGCCGCTCCAGCATGCCGGGCTGGCCGCGCTCTACGGCGATGCCTTCCACAATGATCCGGCGCAATTCGATCCAGATATCGCCAAGCAGATCGAGCGCGGGCTCGGCCTGAGCGGCGCCGACGTCGCGCGTGCGCTCGAGGCAAGCGCGCAGATCGCGCGGGCCTTCGCAAGCTTCTTCACACAGGCCGACGTGCTGCTGGCGCCGACCGTGCCCTGCGTCGCCTGGCCGTTCACGCAGCTCGGCCCGTCCGAGATCGGCGGCAAGCCGGCGAGCCCGCGCGCGCATGCGGTGTTCACGCCTTACGCCAATCACGCCGGCGTGCCGGCGATCTCGATCCCCTGCGGCGCCAACGTTCACGGGCTGCCATTCGGTCTGCAACTCATCGCGGCCCGCGGCCACGACCGCCTGCTGCTCGATGTCGCTGCCGACGCCGAGCGGATCCTTGCTCAGTCCTGA
- a CDS encoding ring-cleaving dioxygenase gives MPGLHHVTAIAGDPIRNFGFYTRDLGLRFVKKTVNFDDPGTYHFYYGDETGRPGTILTFFPWAGVRPGRRGVGETHQTAFRVPQRSLGYWTQRLTEKGIAYEALEKRFGESVLPFADPDGMALALVGVPGAENEPGCSNGDIPAEHAIRGFHGVTLLLDSAEKTAAVLTDVFGFAEQGREGSVIRFKAPGDAQGSVVDIYEAKGFLRGAQGAGSVHHIAFRAADDAAQGVMAQRLVDRHGLHPTEQKDRNYFRSIYFREPGGVLFEIATDIPGFAVDEPVAELGRNLKLPAFLESHRKQIEGVLPNLEEAAS, from the coding sequence ATGCCCGGACTGCACCACGTGACTGCGATTGCCGGCGATCCGATCCGCAATTTCGGCTTCTACACCCGCGACCTCGGCCTGCGCTTCGTCAAGAAGACGGTCAATTTCGACGATCCCGGCACCTATCATTTCTACTACGGCGATGAGACCGGCCGCCCCGGCACCATCCTGACCTTCTTCCCCTGGGCCGGCGTGCGGCCGGGCCGCCGCGGCGTCGGCGAGACCCACCAGACCGCGTTCCGGGTGCCGCAGCGCTCCCTTGGCTACTGGACGCAGCGCCTGACCGAGAAGGGCATCGCCTATGAGGCGCTGGAGAAGCGCTTCGGTGAATCCGTGCTGCCGTTCGCCGATCCGGACGGCATGGCGCTCGCGCTGGTCGGCGTCCCCGGCGCGGAGAACGAGCCCGGCTGCAGCAATGGCGACATTCCGGCCGAGCACGCGATCCGCGGCTTCCACGGCGTGACCCTGCTGCTCGACTCCGCCGAGAAGACCGCCGCCGTGCTGACCGATGTGTTCGGCTTTGCAGAGCAAGGCCGCGAAGGCTCGGTCATCCGCTTCAAGGCGCCGGGCGACGCGCAGGGCAGCGTGGTCGACATCTACGAGGCCAAGGGCTTCCTGCGCGGCGCGCAGGGCGCCGGGTCGGTGCATCACATCGCCTTCCGCGCCGCCGATGACGCCGCACAGGGCGTGATGGCGCAGCGGCTGGTCGATCGCCACGGCCTGCATCCGACCGAGCAGAAGGACCGCAACTACTTCCGCTCGATCTACTTCCGTGAGCCAGGCGGGGTGCTGTTCGAGATCGCGACCGATATCCCGGGCTTCGCGGTCGACGAGCCGGTCGCCGAGCTCGGACGAAACCTGAAGCTGCCCGCCTTCCTCGAATCGCACCGCAAGCAGATCGAAGGCGTGCTGCCCAACCTCGAAGAGGCCGCATCATGA
- a CDS encoding ABC transporter substrate-binding protein has protein sequence MMLDRRRLLTSALTLGAMHAFPGLSLAQARPLVFATFTGSWEEAHKAVLVPAFRKANADAAIVLDPMLSVDQIAKVNAAKANPPIDVMLHDPGPALVAIGQDLVEPFPADKSAYFKDLIPEAQDAMGPAPFFQVVGLTYNPETVKTPPTSWADLWKPEFKGKVGITNLNSTLGTGWLVEIARMRGGSEANVDEGFKALEELKPNLAAVAANPGALATLFQQGQIDISPGNFNAIQILKARGVPVEFVAPKEGAIAFKTTIHIVKNSPNKELAFKLIEAALSPEVQTILMNSPYLIVPTNTKVAMTGEIAKVLAKDTAELKKKFVFQDWKKINEQRASWIEKFNRDIKI, from the coding sequence ATGATGCTTGATCGCCGCCGGCTCCTGACCAGCGCCTTGACGCTGGGAGCCATGCACGCCTTCCCGGGCTTGAGCCTCGCGCAGGCGCGGCCGCTGGTGTTCGCGACCTTCACCGGCAGCTGGGAAGAAGCACATAAAGCCGTGCTCGTCCCTGCCTTCCGCAAGGCCAACGCCGATGCGGCGATCGTGCTCGATCCGATGCTGTCGGTCGACCAGATCGCCAAGGTCAACGCCGCCAAGGCCAATCCGCCGATCGACGTCATGCTGCACGACCCGGGTCCGGCGCTGGTCGCGATCGGCCAGGATCTCGTCGAGCCGTTCCCGGCCGACAAGAGCGCGTACTTCAAGGACCTGATTCCGGAAGCGCAGGACGCGATGGGCCCGGCGCCGTTCTTCCAGGTCGTCGGCCTCACCTACAATCCGGAGACCGTGAAGACGCCGCCGACCTCCTGGGCCGACCTGTGGAAACCCGAGTTCAAGGGCAAGGTCGGCATCACCAACCTGAACTCCACGCTCGGCACCGGCTGGCTGGTCGAGATCGCGCGCATGCGCGGCGGCTCCGAGGCCAATGTCGACGAGGGCTTCAAGGCGCTGGAGGAGCTGAAGCCGAACCTCGCCGCCGTCGCCGCCAATCCCGGCGCGCTGGCGACCCTGTTCCAGCAGGGCCAGATCGACATCTCGCCCGGCAATTTCAACGCCATCCAGATCCTGAAAGCGCGCGGCGTGCCCGTCGAGTTCGTGGCGCCCAAGGAAGGCGCGATCGCCTTCAAGACCACGATCCACATCGTCAAGAACTCACCGAACAAGGAGCTTGCCTTCAAGCTGATCGAGGCGGCGCTGTCACCGGAGGTGCAGACTATCCTGATGAATTCGCCCTATCTGATCGTGCCGACCAACACCAAGGTCGCGATGACCGGCGAGATCGCCAAGGTGCTCGCCAAGGACACCGCGGAGCTGAAGAAGAAGTTCGTGTTCCAGGACTGGAAGAAGATCAACGAGCAGCGCGCGTCCTGGATCGAGAAGTTCAATCGCGACATCAAGATCTGA
- a CDS encoding ABC transporter permease, producing MSQRQRNWEALSFQIVMTVVAVLALILIVSPSLVVVIVSFTSGFSLKFPPPGYSTRWYVELWNAWQLQFAARNSLVVALWSTGLSIMLGVAAALAISRSKTLTAKLLDSLFMSPLVLPALAFGLAALMFFSLIGLPVSLLTLVIGHTIVCVPYVVRNTVAALAQLEPTLLESSAILGASRLYTFRRIVLPLIRPGIISGAFIAFMSSFDNVPVSLFLRDAATDMLPIRMWQDLEGKLDVTIAALSSVLIIATVALMAIMERTTGLSKRLTG from the coding sequence ATGAGCCAGCGCCAGCGCAACTGGGAAGCGCTGAGCTTCCAGATCGTGATGACGGTGGTTGCCGTGCTGGCGCTGATCCTGATCGTGTCGCCGTCGCTGGTCGTGGTGATCGTCTCCTTCACGTCCGGCTTCTCGCTGAAATTCCCGCCGCCGGGCTATTCGACCCGCTGGTACGTCGAATTGTGGAACGCCTGGCAGCTGCAGTTCGCCGCACGCAACAGCCTCGTCGTCGCGCTATGGTCGACGGGTCTGTCGATCATGCTCGGCGTCGCCGCGGCGCTGGCGATCTCGCGCTCGAAGACGCTCACGGCGAAGCTCCTGGACTCGTTGTTCATGTCGCCGCTGGTACTGCCGGCACTCGCCTTCGGCCTGGCGGCGCTGATGTTCTTCTCGCTGATCGGCCTACCGGTGTCGCTGCTGACCCTGGTGATCGGCCACACCATCGTCTGCGTGCCCTATGTCGTCCGCAACACCGTCGCGGCACTGGCCCAGCTCGAGCCGACCCTGCTGGAAAGCTCGGCGATCCTCGGCGCCTCCAGGCTCTACACGTTCCGCCGCATCGTCTTGCCGCTGATCCGCCCCGGCATCATCTCCGGTGCCTTCATCGCCTTCATGTCATCGTTCGACAACGTGCCGGTGTCGCTGTTCCTGCGCGACGCCGCCACCGACATGCTGCCGATCCGCATGTGGCAGGACCTCGAAGGCAAGCTCGACGTCACCATCGCCGCGCTGTCGAGTGTGCTGATCATCGCCACGGTGGCCCTGATGGCGATCATGGAGCGCACGACGGGATTGTCGAAGCGGCTGACGGGCTAG
- the uraH gene encoding hydroxyisourate hydrolase, with amino-acid sequence MGRLSTHILDTVRGKPAAGVAIDLDVLEPDGSWRRVKQVRSNADGRTDQPVLADDDFATGTYMLTFHMGAYFKAHGLALGDPLFLDLIPLRFSVADAGAHYHVPLLATPWSYQTYRGS; translated from the coding sequence ATGGGGCGGCTGAGCACGCATATTCTGGATACAGTCAGGGGCAAGCCCGCGGCCGGCGTCGCGATCGATCTCGATGTCCTCGAGCCGGACGGCTCCTGGCGCCGCGTCAAGCAGGTCCGGAGCAATGCCGACGGGCGCACCGACCAGCCGGTGCTGGCGGACGATGACTTCGCCACCGGCACCTACATGCTGACCTTCCATATGGGAGCTTATTTCAAGGCCCATGGCCTCGCCTTGGGCGACCCGCTGTTTCTCGATCTGATCCCGCTCCGCTTTTCCGTCGCCGATGCCGGCGCGCACTATCATGTGCCGCTGCTCGCGACGCCCTGGAGCTACCAGACCTATCGCGGGAGCTGA
- the puuE gene encoding allantoinase PuuE: MSADVYPRDMVGYGRTPPHPRWPGDARIAVQFVINYEEGGENNILHGDAASEAFLSEIVGAQPWPGQRHMNMESIYEFGSRAGFWRLWRMFTARKLPVTVFAIASAMARNPDAVAAMKEAGWEIASHGLKWIDYRDVPEVDERADIEEAIRLHTELTGERPLGFYQGRTSERTLDIVLNEQGFVYSADSYADELPYWIAGPHGPQLIVPYTLDANDMRFATPQGFNSGDQFFAYLKDSFDTLYAEGAESPRMMSVGLHCRLVGRPGRAAALARFLDYITGHDKVWVATRLDIARHWIRTHPPAGAWRPSQMSRVLFVERYGDIFEHSPEIADRAYRAGLSAFDDAADALHTTLMNVVRAMSRDEKLKLIRAHPELAGREALAGEMTNDSIGEQGRLGFTSLSRAEFERVADINRRYRDKFGMPLIVALALHADRPSVIAEMERRIGNDPDSEIANAIDQIGHITRARLAKKFDQD, encoded by the coding sequence ATGAGTGCTGACGTCTATCCGCGCGACATGGTCGGCTACGGCCGCACGCCGCCGCATCCGCGCTGGCCCGGCGATGCCCGCATCGCGGTGCAGTTCGTGATCAACTACGAGGAGGGCGGCGAGAACAACATCCTGCACGGTGACGCCGCCTCCGAAGCCTTCCTGTCCGAGATCGTGGGCGCCCAGCCGTGGCCGGGCCAGCGCCACATGAACATGGAATCGATCTACGAGTTCGGCTCGCGCGCCGGCTTCTGGCGGCTGTGGCGGATGTTCACCGCGCGCAAGCTGCCGGTGACGGTGTTCGCCATCGCGAGCGCGATGGCGCGCAATCCGGATGCTGTTGCTGCGATGAAGGAAGCCGGCTGGGAGATCGCCTCCCACGGCCTGAAATGGATCGACTACCGCGATGTCCCCGAGGTCGACGAGCGCGCCGATATCGAGGAGGCTATCCGGCTCCATACCGAGCTGACGGGCGAGCGGCCGCTCGGCTTCTACCAGGGCCGCACGTCGGAGCGCACGCTCGACATCGTGTTGAACGAGCAGGGCTTCGTCTACAGCGCCGATTCTTATGCGGACGAATTGCCGTACTGGATCGCAGGGCCGCACGGCCCGCAACTGATCGTGCCCTATACGCTCGATGCCAACGACATGCGCTTCGCCACCCCGCAGGGCTTCAATTCCGGCGACCAGTTCTTCGCCTATCTGAAGGACAGTTTTGATACGCTCTACGCGGAGGGCGCGGAGAGCCCGCGCATGATGTCGGTCGGGTTGCACTGCCGGCTGGTCGGCCGCCCCGGGCGCGCGGCCGCGCTGGCGCGCTTCCTCGACTACATCACGGGTCATGACAAGGTCTGGGTCGCGACCCGGCTCGACATCGCGCGGCACTGGATCCGGACGCATCCGCCGGCCGGCGCGTGGCGGCCCTCGCAGATGTCGCGCGTGCTGTTCGTGGAGCGCTATGGCGACATCTTCGAGCACTCCCCGGAGATTGCCGACCGCGCCTATCGCGCCGGCCTGTCCGCATTCGACGACGCCGCGGACGCGCTGCATACGACGCTCATGAACGTCGTCCGCGCCATGAGCCGCGACGAGAAGCTGAAGCTGATCCGCGCCCATCCGGAGCTCGCCGGCCGCGAGGCACTGGCGGGTGAGATGACGAACGACTCGATCGGCGAGCAGGGTCGGCTCGGCTTCACCTCGCTGTCGCGCGCCGAGTTCGAGCGCGTCGCCGACATCAACCGCCGCTATCGCGACAAGTTCGGCATGCCGCTGATCGTCGCTCTGGCGCTGCACGCCGACCGCCCCTCGGTCATCGCCGAGATGGAGCGTCGCATCGGCAACGACCCGGACAGCGAGATCGCCAACGCCATCGACCAGATCGGCCACATCACCCGGGCCCGGCTGGCGAAGAAGTTCGATCAGGACTGA
- a CDS encoding hydroxyisourate hydrolase yields MAGGISVHAVDVANGRPARGLRVAIWRVTPDRTLLAEGQLGADGTLEAPVVGGDGVTAGEYEVLFHVGEFFGTGAQTKFLTTVPFRFAIDKVEEHFHLPLKFTPWGYSIFRGA; encoded by the coding sequence ATGGCCGGTGGAATCTCGGTTCATGCGGTTGATGTGGCGAACGGGCGCCCCGCGCGTGGCCTGCGCGTCGCGATCTGGCGTGTGACGCCCGATCGCACGCTGCTCGCGGAGGGACAGCTCGGCGCCGATGGCACCCTGGAGGCGCCGGTCGTCGGGGGCGACGGCGTGACCGCCGGCGAGTATGAGGTGCTGTTTCATGTCGGCGAGTTCTTCGGGACTGGCGCTCAGACGAAATTCCTCACCACAGTGCCGTTTCGCTTCGCGATCGACAAGGTCGAGGAGCATTTTCACCTGCCGCTCAAATTCACCCCGTGGGGCTATTCGATCTTCCGCGGGGCTTAG
- a CDS encoding LysR family transcriptional regulator, translating into MDKLSSLRAFVKVVESGSFAEAGRQLRLSRSAISKYIGELEQSLGVQLIVRTTRHASPTETGQLYFERAVSILAELDAADQAVSQSQAAPRGLLRVNAPMSFGTMRLGPVVADFMARYPELQLQIVLSDDLLDPVQDGFDVTLRIAELESSSLVARRIMPVERVICAAPAYLARHGTPGSPEELRRHTSLTYGFLLTGNQWKLTGRDGDHWVQPAWSLCVNNAEVLRDVAIRGQGIALIPRFIAADALESGALTAILADYAAPPLALYAIYPPTRHLSVKVRLFIDFLVERFGKERDVTSP; encoded by the coding sequence ATGGACAAGCTGAGCAGCCTGCGGGCCTTCGTGAAGGTGGTCGAGAGCGGCAGCTTCGCCGAGGCCGGCCGGCAGTTGCGGCTGTCGCGCTCGGCGATCTCGAAATATATCGGCGAGCTTGAGCAGAGCCTCGGCGTGCAGTTGATCGTCCGCACCACCCGCCATGCCAGCCCGACCGAGACCGGCCAGCTCTATTTCGAGCGTGCAGTCTCGATTCTCGCCGAGCTCGACGCCGCCGATCAGGCCGTCAGCCAGTCGCAGGCCGCGCCGCGCGGGCTCTTGCGCGTCAATGCGCCGATGTCGTTCGGCACCATGCGGCTCGGTCCCGTCGTCGCCGATTTCATGGCCCGCTATCCCGAGCTGCAGTTGCAGATCGTGCTGAGCGACGACCTGCTCGATCCGGTCCAGGACGGTTTCGATGTGACCTTGCGGATCGCCGAGCTGGAATCGTCGAGCCTGGTGGCGCGGCGGATCATGCCGGTGGAGCGCGTGATCTGCGCCGCGCCGGCCTATCTCGCGCGGCACGGCACGCCTGGCAGCCCGGAGGAGCTGCGTCGTCACACCTCTCTCACCTACGGTTTCCTGCTGACCGGCAATCAGTGGAAGCTCACCGGCCGCGACGGCGACCACTGGGTCCAGCCGGCGTGGTCGTTGTGCGTCAACAATGCCGAGGTGCTGCGCGACGTTGCCATCAGGGGACAGGGCATTGCGCTGATCCCGCGCTTCATTGCGGCGGACGCGCTCGAGAGCGGCGCGCTGACCGCGATCCTCGCCGATTACGCCGCGCCGCCGCTCGCGCTGTATGCGATCTATCCGCCGACGCGGCACCTCTCGGTGAAGGTGCGGCTGTTCATCGACTTCCTGGTCGAGCGCTTCGGCAAGGAGCGCGACGTGACCAGCCCGTAG
- a CDS encoding alpha/beta hydrolase: MTVALSFTHRFQPGHTPGAAPLLLLHGTGGDENDLLPLGATLSPGAALLSPRGQVLEHGMPRFFRRLAEGVFDEDDVRRRALELGAFVGEARQHYGIGAPVAVGYSNGANIAAALLLLQPEALTGAVLFRAMVPLAHPPAARLARRPVLMLSGLADPIVPASNSAKLCTQLTEAGADVTHTTLPAGHQLSQADVTLARDWLAGLPQAIAA; this comes from the coding sequence ATGACCGTGGCATTGTCCTTCACCCACCGCTTCCAGCCGGGACACACGCCGGGAGCAGCCCCACTGCTGCTCCTGCACGGCACCGGCGGCGACGAGAACGATCTGCTGCCGCTCGGCGCCACGCTGTCGCCCGGCGCCGCCCTGCTGTCGCCGCGCGGACAGGTGCTCGAGCATGGCATGCCGCGCTTCTTCCGCCGGCTTGCCGAGGGCGTGTTCGACGAGGACGACGTCCGCCGGCGCGCGCTGGAGCTCGGCGCCTTCGTCGGCGAGGCGCGTCAGCACTACGGGATCGGAGCGCCGGTCGCGGTCGGCTACTCCAACGGCGCCAACATCGCCGCCGCGCTGCTGCTGCTGCAGCCGGAAGCGCTGACCGGTGCAGTGCTGTTCCGCGCCATGGTGCCGCTGGCGCATCCTCCGGCCGCCAGGCTCGCGCGCCGGCCGGTGCTGATGCTGTCGGGGCTCGCTGATCCGATCGTACCCGCCAGCAATTCGGCGAAGCTGTGCACGCAGCTCACCGAGGCCGGCGCCGACGTGACCCACACGACGCTTCCGGCGGGGCACCAATTGTCGCAGGCGGATGTGACGCTGGCGCGCGACTGGCTCGCCGGACTGCCGCAGGCGATCGCCGCCTGA
- a CDS encoding MFS transporter, which translates to MIAAKQASAPAPPLWPAVAAMTALQALVSLALFAPGVVAPRAGLSIEQLSLFSTTAFTISLVSSFWGGTLVQRVGSLRVAALCAVAVCDGMSLALFESGWALLGAGLMLGLAVGPETPASSALLGRLVPAEKRAMVFSSRQTGNQIGAVVGSLLLPPIAVLLAPSSAYAAVIVCAAIAFAGFERLRPAYAMTPPSMPRLGLFDRLRLISADRRMAALAVASIPFSGMQVILNTCFVSFGTSELALSHVEAGWVLASAQGAGLMGRLGWGVVATRLRSARAVLLMAGVGMAICAMLLGLCGPLLSRSILILLTIVFGLTASGWNGVFIAEIANLAKPGRVAEATGAVLTASFLGLVAAPLLVALLTPRVGLGGSFVALGLTAAAGTAVLLMERSHARE; encoded by the coding sequence ATGATAGCCGCGAAGCAAGCATCAGCGCCAGCGCCGCCGCTGTGGCCTGCAGTCGCTGCGATGACCGCGCTGCAGGCCCTGGTGTCGCTGGCGCTGTTCGCGCCGGGCGTCGTGGCGCCGCGCGCTGGACTGAGCATCGAGCAACTGTCGCTGTTCTCCACCACAGCCTTCACCATCAGCCTCGTCTCCTCGTTCTGGGGCGGCACGCTGGTCCAGCGCGTCGGCTCGCTGCGCGTGGCGGCCCTGTGCGCGGTCGCCGTCTGCGATGGCATGTCGCTGGCGCTGTTCGAGAGCGGATGGGCGCTGCTCGGGGCCGGGCTGATGCTCGGCCTTGCGGTCGGACCGGAGACGCCGGCAAGCTCGGCGCTGCTCGGACGGCTCGTGCCGGCCGAGAAGCGCGCGATGGTGTTTTCGAGCCGGCAGACCGGCAACCAGATCGGCGCCGTCGTCGGCTCGCTGCTGCTACCGCCGATCGCCGTGCTGCTGGCGCCGAGCTCCGCCTATGCCGCCGTGATCGTCTGCGCCGCCATCGCCTTCGCCGGCTTCGAGCGTCTCAGACCGGCCTATGCCATGACGCCGCCATCCATGCCGCGGCTCGGCCTGTTCGATCGATTGCGACTGATCAGCGCCGACCGCCGCATGGCCGCGCTCGCCGTCGCCTCGATTCCGTTCAGTGGCATGCAGGTCATCCTCAACACCTGCTTCGTCAGCTTCGGCACGTCAGAGCTCGCGCTGAGCCATGTCGAGGCCGGCTGGGTGCTGGCGTCGGCGCAAGGCGCCGGCCTGATGGGACGGCTGGGCTGGGGCGTGGTCGCGACGCGCCTGCGCTCGGCGCGCGCCGTGCTGTTGATGGCGGGCGTGGGCATGGCCATCTGCGCGATGCTGCTCGGTCTCTGCGGGCCACTGCTGAGCCGATCGATCCTGATCCTGCTCACGATCGTGTTCGGGCTGACGGCGAGCGGCTGGAACGGCGTGTTCATCGCCGAGATCGCCAATCTCGCCAAGCCCGGACGCGTCGCCGAGGCGACAGGCGCAGTGCTCACCGCCTCGTTCCTGGGCCTTGTCGCCGCACCGCTGCTCGTCGCGCTGCTGACTCCCCGCGTGGGACTCGGCGGCAGCTTCGTCGCGCTCGGATTGACGGCGGCCGCAGGCACAGCCGTACTGCTGATGGAGCGATCCCATGCGCGCGAGTGA